A genomic stretch from Chitinophaga agri includes:
- a CDS encoding glutamate synthase subunit beta codes for MGKPTGFMEFTREMPGKAPAKERVQHYNEFVEKYSDSKLNEQSARCMNCGVPFCHSGCPLGNVIPEFNDAVYHKDWKEAYEILTSTNNFPEFTGRICPAPCESACVLGINQPPVAIEEIERHIIEIAFDKGLVQAKTPRVRTGKKVAVIGSGPAGLAAAAQLNYAGHSVTVFERDDAPGGLLRYGIPDFKLEKWVIDRRVKLMEEEGIVFNCNANVGVNVGVNDLLREYNAIVLAGGSTIPRDLGIPGRQLKGVHYAMDFLKQQNKRVSERAVDGEDILATGKNVVVIGGGDTGSDCVGTSNRHGAISITQLELLPKPPGERTTYMPWPTYPMVLKTSSSHEEGANREWAIGTKEFVGDENGNLKGLKIVKLEWALGPDGRPGSFKEVPGTEQEIPCELAFLAMGFLHPQHTGLLDELGVDRDERGNVKAGEKAFQTSISKVFAAGDMRRGQSLVVWAISEGRECARKVDEFLMGASQLESKDHSLQAMAV; via the coding sequence ATGGGCAAACCAACAGGATTCATGGAATTTACCCGGGAGATGCCGGGTAAAGCTCCTGCAAAGGAAAGAGTCCAACATTATAATGAATTCGTGGAAAAGTATTCAGATTCAAAACTGAATGAACAGTCTGCGCGCTGCATGAACTGTGGCGTTCCTTTCTGTCACAGCGGTTGCCCTCTGGGTAATGTGATCCCTGAGTTCAATGATGCCGTGTATCATAAGGACTGGAAAGAAGCTTACGAAATATTAACCAGTACCAATAACTTCCCGGAATTCACAGGCAGGATCTGTCCTGCGCCATGTGAAAGTGCCTGTGTACTGGGTATCAATCAACCGCCTGTAGCGATTGAAGAAATCGAGCGTCACATTATTGAGATCGCTTTTGATAAAGGACTCGTACAGGCGAAAACACCGAGAGTACGTACTGGCAAAAAAGTAGCAGTAATTGGTTCTGGTCCTGCCGGACTGGCCGCTGCTGCTCAGCTGAACTACGCTGGTCACAGTGTAACCGTATTCGAGAGAGACGATGCTCCAGGTGGCTTGCTGCGTTACGGTATCCCTGACTTCAAACTGGAGAAATGGGTGATCGACCGCCGTGTAAAACTGATGGAAGAAGAAGGTATCGTATTCAATTGTAATGCAAACGTAGGCGTAAATGTAGGCGTGAACGATCTGCTGCGTGAATATAATGCGATCGTACTGGCTGGTGGTTCCACTATTCCACGCGACCTGGGTATCCCTGGCCGTCAGCTGAAAGGTGTACACTATGCGATGGACTTCCTGAAACAGCAGAACAAACGCGTGAGCGAACGTGCTGTAGACGGAGAAGACATCCTTGCAACAGGTAAAAATGTAGTTGTCATCGGTGGCGGTGATACCGGTTCTGATTGTGTAGGTACTTCCAACCGTCACGGCGCAATAAGTATCACACAGCTGGAGCTGTTACCAAAACCTCCGGGCGAACGTACTACGTATATGCCCTGGCCAACGTATCCTATGGTGCTGAAAACTTCTTCTTCTCATGAAGAAGGAGCAAACCGTGAATGGGCCATCGGTACCAAAGAATTTGTAGGTGACGAAAACGGAAATCTCAAAGGATTAAAAATAGTAAAGCTGGAATGGGCATTAGGTCCTGATGGCAGACCCGGTAGCTTCAAAGAAGTACCTGGCACCGAACAGGAGATCCCTTGTGAACTGGCATTCCTGGCAATGGGCTTCTTACATCCGCAACATACGGGTCTCCTCGATGAACTGGGTGTAGACAGAGACGAGCGCGGTAATGTGAAAGCCGGTGAAAAAGCATTCCAGACTTCCATCTCCAAGGTATTTGCCGCAGGTGATATGCGTCGTGGTCAATCCCTGGTAGTATGGGCCATCAGCGAAGGACGTGAGTGCGCAAGAAAAGTAGATGAATTCCTGATGGGGGCCTCTCAACTTGAAAGTAAAGATCATTCCCTGCAGGCAATGGCAGTGTAA
- a CDS encoding translocation/assembly module TamB domain-containing protein — protein MTDPSTTEEKHHGRPWWRWLLWALVVLLILPVMAVLLLQLDPVQDFIRRQGEQYLKKKLHTQVKIGYLRMRGWQYLELRDVYVADPSSKALLYSGSLKVRYNLLAFLNNELQVNGLEWDSVLVNVYRNQGDSTFNYQFVMDAFVSKDTIPDTLSAETGTTLQFKIKDVNLRKIRLRFADAEGGMTAVMYLEYLHVDPDDLLMDEGLYAFRGIELVGLKGLYSQEYRPKAITNAAPPPAPADTASTPFHLLLKKLQIKNSSFLYKDEASGISTVWRIGKLELLNSSIDMDSTLVQLGSLKIGNTAGAFTLAAAKDTSTPIPADSTAPNTWKVLATKAELEQIDVKFDNNAAPPTRGAGNDPDFNHLFLYNFNTSVSNIAYNPDTISASLKKLEVREKSGFAVKEGHFNVIFTQQSLALENMLLQTNKTLLRKQIAVDVPSWATMSENMDLLQLRANIDSSHISLGEWLPFVPDSRKNPSMKPLWDKEIDVTAVLKGNLGKLIIETLRVADNKGNRIRTSGEIAHATDPDHFAANLPSIYIESGNKPLRSWLPPGTMPDTPRLPEHMIITGSVLGGIQDIKTRLQLTSSSANAQIAAHLVNIMDSIRARYDVNLSSFKANPGVLLYDTTMGWISGRMLATGQGYTFPGMVARAAINLDAATYNGYTYRGIDINGNIDKQQLHAEGQSTDTSITLNFNVDATMNDTSVSTLQANLQMDKADLYATNWYNSPMILKGNLAADFSSLDPQRLTGNAFLHNWQIATNGQVFPIDTIALTAKYEDQQYISLTGPFGFVNANGHIDYTKVGSAFGALINKPLQPYDSAKLVKLPAGQLLQWNAALSWPRSLKNMAPGLRMEQPLIVTGRLNSDSSLLALNASLLKLTYDSIRVDSMTLTAQIQDTALTTVVDMARLYHPIAPLNHTQLKASAESGKVDWDLLVDDIKRDPKYKMGGYVYFLPANVMDLSLKTDLLLNKQQWRVDEGNHIHLNNGNPDSAQLTLSYQNQSIQIQTLADSVHGNLPPLKATIKDFKLSTVTSLLSSDTLLANGILNADATVTNLDKSPLITSKLKIDSLVFRGTSVGTLEANVETPQAGQYKLAANLTGNQNDVKVDGTYDSTINANVNINNLNMASIEAFTFGNVSRMHGSADGKFTITGTRDKPKVLGNIHFNNAGGTITYIGTPLTLPDENIQLDERGIQFQQFVVADSLGNEMVVNGRVNTRDFTNYNFNMTVNSDNFMVLGEQQNPDQLYYGPAFIDTRISVRGNMDLPRVDANVKLKDKSKVTITLPTEEPGVANREGVMVFVDKSNPVDSALIRAADSLRFQNPRLKGINLSGNAEITPESIIKIIIDPLNGDYVQAQGTASINATLDASSKMSLTGRYEISEGKYEMSLNQLIKRSFSIEKGSTITFSGDAMDADLNITARYTVNATAADLVQDQLTNPNMSESDRNRYRQKLPFYVYLRIKGQMMKPEISFELDMPEAEQNAFNGSVYNRLKQINQIPSELNKQVMGLLVLNQFIPEDPLAGDGGGSGDFGVSNMARQSVSKILSQQLNNLAGNLIKGVDLNFDLETREDYSTGSAQQTTNLKVGASKQLFNERLSVSVGSNVMLEGENQANPSTLVGDISVEYKLTKDGRYRVRVYQRNDNSTVIQGQVVETGVAFALIMDYDEFREIFHRAKAQQKTERLRNKKTVSKK, from the coding sequence GTGACAGATCCATCTACAACCGAAGAGAAACATCATGGTCGTCCCTGGTGGCGGTGGTTATTGTGGGCGCTTGTCGTCCTGCTGATACTGCCTGTTATGGCAGTATTGCTTTTACAGCTCGATCCTGTGCAGGATTTCATCCGCCGGCAGGGAGAACAATACCTCAAAAAGAAACTTCATACTCAGGTAAAGATTGGCTACCTCCGCATGCGCGGCTGGCAGTATCTGGAACTCAGAGATGTGTACGTTGCTGATCCCTCGTCTAAAGCCCTGCTTTACTCCGGCTCCCTGAAAGTCAGGTACAATCTGTTGGCATTTCTCAACAATGAGTTACAGGTTAATGGACTGGAATGGGATTCTGTCCTGGTGAATGTCTATCGTAATCAGGGGGATAGCACCTTTAATTACCAGTTCGTAATGGATGCCTTCGTTTCAAAGGATACAATTCCTGATACACTTTCGGCAGAGACAGGCACTACCTTACAGTTCAAAATAAAAGATGTTAATCTCCGTAAGATAAGACTTCGTTTTGCAGATGCAGAAGGCGGGATGACGGCTGTAATGTACCTGGAATACCTGCATGTAGACCCGGATGATCTCTTGATGGATGAAGGATTATATGCTTTCCGGGGCATCGAATTAGTTGGCCTGAAAGGTCTTTATTCACAGGAATATCGTCCCAAAGCTATTACCAATGCAGCTCCTCCGCCTGCTCCGGCAGATACTGCCAGCACACCTTTTCATCTGTTGCTCAAAAAACTCCAGATTAAGAACAGCTCCTTCCTTTACAAGGATGAGGCGAGTGGTATATCAACGGTGTGGCGTATTGGTAAACTGGAATTGCTGAATTCAAGCATCGACATGGACTCTACCCTGGTACAGCTGGGTAGTCTGAAGATCGGTAATACTGCTGGTGCCTTTACATTAGCCGCAGCGAAAGATACTTCAACACCTATTCCGGCAGATAGCACTGCTCCAAACACATGGAAAGTGCTGGCAACCAAGGCGGAACTGGAACAGATAGACGTCAAATTTGACAACAATGCGGCCCCACCAACCAGGGGTGCAGGCAATGATCCCGACTTTAATCATCTCTTCCTCTATAATTTCAACACCTCAGTTTCCAATATAGCTTATAATCCTGATACGATCAGTGCTTCTCTGAAAAAGCTGGAAGTAAGGGAAAAATCGGGCTTTGCTGTCAAAGAGGGACATTTCAATGTGATTTTCACACAGCAGTCCCTGGCGTTGGAGAACATGTTACTCCAAACCAACAAAACCCTGCTCCGTAAGCAAATCGCTGTTGACGTTCCATCATGGGCTACAATGTCAGAAAATATGGATCTGCTACAGCTCCGGGCGAATATAGACTCTTCACATATTTCGCTGGGTGAATGGCTGCCGTTTGTGCCCGACTCCCGTAAAAATCCCTCGATGAAACCATTGTGGGATAAAGAGATAGACGTAACCGCAGTCTTAAAAGGCAACCTAGGTAAGCTGATCATAGAAACCCTGCGGGTTGCCGACAATAAGGGTAATCGCATCCGCACAAGCGGAGAAATAGCACACGCTACTGACCCTGATCATTTCGCAGCCAATCTTCCTTCCATATATATTGAATCAGGTAACAAGCCGCTCCGTTCCTGGTTACCGCCAGGCACAATGCCCGATACCCCACGGCTTCCAGAGCACATGATCATTACTGGTAGTGTACTGGGAGGCATACAGGATATTAAAACCCGGCTTCAGCTGACCAGCAGTTCTGCCAACGCCCAAATTGCTGCTCATCTGGTCAATATCATGGATAGTATACGTGCCCGTTATGATGTGAATCTGTCTTCTTTCAAAGCCAATCCGGGCGTATTATTATATGATACGACTATGGGCTGGATCAGTGGAAGAATGCTGGCAACGGGGCAGGGGTATACTTTTCCGGGGATGGTAGCCAGGGCTGCGATAAATCTGGATGCCGCTACCTACAACGGTTACACCTATCGGGGGATAGATATTAACGGTAATATTGACAAACAGCAGTTGCATGCTGAAGGACAGAGTACGGATACCAGCATCACCCTCAATTTTAATGTGGATGCAACTATGAATGATACCAGTGTAAGCACCTTACAGGCCAACCTGCAAATGGACAAAGCGGACCTGTATGCGACGAACTGGTACAATTCACCCATGATACTGAAGGGAAACCTGGCTGCCGACTTTAGTAGTCTCGATCCACAAAGATTAACGGGCAATGCCTTCCTGCATAACTGGCAGATCGCTACTAACGGACAGGTATTCCCAATAGATACAATAGCGCTTACTGCTAAATATGAAGATCAGCAATACATTTCGCTGACAGGGCCTTTCGGCTTTGTAAACGCCAATGGGCATATAGACTATACGAAGGTAGGTAGCGCCTTTGGCGCGTTGATCAATAAACCGCTACAGCCATACGATAGCGCGAAGCTAGTGAAATTGCCCGCCGGGCAACTGTTACAATGGAATGCCGCCCTATCTTGGCCCCGCAGCCTGAAAAATATGGCACCTGGTCTTCGTATGGAACAGCCACTTATTGTCACCGGTCGCCTGAACTCAGATAGTAGCTTGCTTGCATTAAATGCCTCCTTACTGAAACTTACCTACGACTCTATCCGGGTAGATAGTATGACGCTCACCGCTCAAATACAGGATACTGCGCTGACCACTGTTGTTGACATGGCCAGACTTTACCACCCTATCGCGCCGTTAAATCATACTCAACTGAAAGCCAGTGCCGAGAGTGGGAAAGTAGACTGGGACCTGTTGGTAGATGATATCAAAAGGGATCCCAAATATAAGATGGGCGGCTACGTGTATTTCCTGCCAGCCAATGTGATGGACCTGTCTCTAAAAACGGACCTGCTCCTGAACAAACAGCAATGGAGAGTAGACGAAGGCAATCATATCCATCTGAACAATGGTAACCCTGATTCAGCACAACTGACACTATCATATCAGAACCAGTCCATACAGATACAAACGCTGGCTGATAGCGTACATGGTAATCTGCCTCCGCTGAAAGCCACCATTAAAGACTTCAAATTATCAACTGTAACAAGCTTGCTTTCCAGCGATACCCTGCTAGCCAATGGTATTCTAAATGCAGATGCTACAGTCACTAATCTGGATAAATCTCCACTGATAACCAGTAAATTAAAAATAGATTCACTGGTATTCAGAGGCACTTCGGTTGGTACACTGGAGGCGAATGTCGAAACTCCGCAGGCAGGTCAGTATAAACTGGCTGCTAACCTGACAGGCAATCAAAATGATGTGAAAGTAGACGGAACATACGACTCTACTATTAACGCCAATGTGAATATCAACAATCTCAACATGGCGTCCATAGAAGCATTTACGTTTGGTAATGTATCGCGTATGCATGGAAGTGCAGATGGGAAGTTCACAATCACAGGTACTAGAGACAAGCCTAAAGTATTGGGAAACATTCATTTTAACAATGCTGGTGGTACTATTACGTATATAGGAACACCGCTGACACTACCAGATGAAAACATCCAGCTGGATGAAAGAGGTATTCAGTTCCAACAGTTTGTTGTAGCTGACAGCCTTGGTAACGAAATGGTTGTAAATGGACGTGTCAATACCCGGGACTTTACCAACTACAACTTTAACATGACTGTAAACTCAGATAACTTCATGGTGCTGGGTGAACAACAAAACCCTGACCAGCTATATTATGGTCCGGCGTTTATTGATACACGTATCTCCGTAAGAGGAAATATGGACCTTCCGAGGGTGGATGCCAATGTTAAGCTCAAAGATAAATCCAAGGTAACGATTACCCTGCCCACAGAAGAACCAGGCGTTGCCAACAGAGAAGGGGTAATGGTATTCGTAGATAAATCGAATCCTGTAGACTCCGCACTGATAAGAGCTGCTGATAGTCTCCGTTTTCAGAATCCGCGCCTGAAAGGCATTAACCTTTCAGGTAACGCTGAAATCACACCGGAGTCCATTATTAAGATCATCATCGATCCTTTGAATGGTGACTATGTACAGGCACAGGGTACTGCCAGTATTAATGCCACACTGGACGCAAGCAGCAAAATGAGCCTGACCGGCCGCTATGAGATCTCAGAGGGTAAGTATGAGATGTCGCTCAACCAGTTGATCAAACGTTCTTTCAGTATTGAAAAGGGAAGTACCATTACTTTCAGTGGCGATGCTATGGATGCTGATCTGAACATTACTGCACGCTATACGGTCAATGCTACTGCCGCAGACCTGGTACAGGACCAGCTCACCAATCCGAATATGTCTGAATCTGATAGAAACAGGTATCGTCAGAAACTGCCTTTCTATGTATACCTCCGCATCAAAGGACAGATGATGAAACCCGAAATATCCTTCGAACTGGATATGCCGGAAGCAGAACAGAATGCTTTTAACGGAAGCGTATATAATCGTCTAAAACAGATCAACCAGATACCATCAGAACTGAATAAGCAGGTAATGGGATTACTGGTGCTTAACCAGTTTATACCAGAAGACCCACTCGCCGGTGATGGTGGTGGAAGCGGAGATTTTGGTGTGAGTAATATGGCCCGTCAGAGCGTGAGCAAGATCCTTTCACAACAATTGAATAACCTCGCTGGTAATCTCATCAAAGGGGTAGATCTGAACTTTGACTTAGAAACAAGAGAAGACTATTCCACCGGTAGTGCGCAGCAAACCACCAATTTGAAAGTAGGAGCATCCAAGCAACTGTTCAACGAAAGACTGTCTGTGTCTGTTGGCTCAAACGTGATGCTGGAAGGAGAGAACCAGGCCAATCCCTCTACACTGGTAGGTGATATATCAGTGGAATATAAACTGACAAAAGACGGCCGCTATCGTGTCAGGGTGTATCAGCGTAATGACAATAGCACAGTGATCCAGGGCCAGGTTGTAGAAACGGGGGTTGCATTTGCATTGATCATGGACTATGATGAATTCCGGGAAATATTCCACAGGGCCAAAGCCCAGCAGAAAACAGAACGACTCCGCAATAAGAAAACCGTGAGCAAAAAATAA
- the gltB gene encoding glutamate synthase large subunit: protein MQEVKQLQGLYRPEFESDACGTGFTAHIKGRKSHQIIRDALTMLENMEHRGACGYEQNTGDGAGILIQLPHEFLYDECLKVGFSLPEFGKYGVGMIFFPKEPRWREECREILDRAAEKLGLEILGYRKVPVRPDGIGEGALSVEPEIEQVFIACPYHITDNDVFERKLFVLRNYVSKTVRNTVPKEKALFYIPSLSTKTIVYKGQLTTYQVRHYYADLSDEKMVSAFALIHSRFATNTFPSWRLAHPYRYIAHNGEINTLKGNLNWLRAGEKDFVSKYFSQEEMDMLLPLVEEGQSDSASLDNVVELLMLSGRSLPHVMMMLIPEAWDGNDDMDPVKKAFYEYHASLMEPWDGPACISFTDGKIIGGTLDRNGLRPARFVITKDDRVIMASEAGVLPIDPKNVKEKGRLQPGKMFIVDMEQGRIIGDEELKSTICSQQPYGEWLNKYKIRLEELPEPRVTFTHLEHEQIFKYQRAFGYSIEDLNTIIAPMALDGKEPIGSMGTDAPLAILSDQPQHLTSYFKQLFAQVTNPPIDPIREKLVMSLATYVGNNGNLLDEDPLHCHGVALRHPILTNFELEKVRSIDTGLFQAKTLHTYFRADGKPGSMEKGLQRLCRYAVDAVEDGFEVIILSDRAIDSEHAAIPSLLAASAVHHHLIRKGYRGQVGLIVEAGDVWEVHHFACLLGFGVTAINPYLALSTIRDMKLNNKLETDLDVDKLKKNYIKSVCDGLLKVFSKMGISTLQSYQGAQIFEILGINRQVVDKYFTGAVSRIQGMGLDDIARETLAKHWMGYGRKETPVQRLTTGGIYQWKRKGEFHLFNPTTIHLLQYSTRMGDYNTFKKYSKAVNDQSEKAATLRSLFAFKRTRPSVPLSEVESAESILKRFATGAMSFGSISHEAHSTLAIAMNRIGAKSNTGEGGEDELRYELLPNGDSMRSSIKQVASARFGVTSNYLTNADELQIKMAQGAKPGEGGQLPGHKVDDWIAKVRHSTPGVGLISPPPHHDIYSIEDLAQLIFDLKNANRAARISVKLVSKAGVGTIAAGVAKAKADVVLIAGYDGGTGASPISSIKHAGLPWELGLAETHQTLVKNRLRSRVVVQADGQMKTGRDIAIATLLGAEEWGVATAALVVEGCIMMRKCHLNTCPVGVATQDPELRKRFEGNADHVVNLFKFLVEEMREIMADLGFRTVNEMVGQVDSLQLRENITHWKYKSLDLSPILYKEPAAEETGLFKQEEQDHGISEVIDWRLLKAAQPALEKKARVFQQFPVRNTDRAVGTILSNEISKLYAGEGLPEDTIHYKFVGSAGQSFGAFNTKGVTLELEGEANDYFGKGLSGAKLILYPSPEAGFKAEENIIAGNVAFYGATSGEAYIRGKAGERFCVRNSGATIVTEGVGDHGCEYMTGGKAVILGETGRNFGAGMSGGIAYVYDVKGLFAGRSNTDMIDLDPLDQEDAAELQDLITKHHAYTNSTVAKFILKDWENQLRHFVKVFPKEYKAVLSAGKTAQKVEK, encoded by the coding sequence ATGCAAGAAGTGAAGCAATTGCAAGGACTGTACCGCCCGGAATTTGAAAGTGATGCATGCGGAACGGGCTTTACCGCCCATATTAAGGGCCGTAAATCGCATCAGATCATCCGGGATGCGCTGACCATGTTGGAAAATATGGAACATCGCGGTGCATGTGGTTACGAACAGAACACAGGTGATGGAGCTGGTATCCTGATCCAGCTGCCACATGAATTTCTGTACGACGAATGCCTGAAAGTAGGCTTTAGCCTCCCGGAATTTGGAAAGTACGGTGTAGGTATGATTTTCTTTCCAAAGGAACCTCGCTGGCGCGAAGAGTGTCGTGAGATACTGGACCGTGCGGCCGAAAAACTGGGTCTGGAAATTCTGGGTTACCGTAAGGTGCCTGTGCGGCCGGACGGCATCGGTGAAGGCGCTCTTTCCGTTGAACCAGAAATTGAGCAGGTATTTATAGCCTGTCCCTATCATATTACGGACAATGACGTTTTCGAACGCAAACTCTTCGTACTGCGCAACTACGTTTCTAAAACGGTGCGCAACACAGTACCAAAAGAGAAGGCGCTCTTCTACATTCCCTCCCTTTCTACAAAAACGATCGTATATAAAGGTCAGCTGACCACTTACCAGGTACGTCATTATTATGCCGACCTGAGTGATGAGAAGATGGTATCCGCGTTCGCGCTGATCCACTCCCGTTTTGCGACCAATACATTCCCGAGCTGGCGCCTGGCTCACCCTTACCGCTATATTGCGCACAATGGTGAGATCAATACGCTGAAAGGTAACCTGAACTGGTTACGTGCCGGTGAAAAAGACTTCGTGTCCAAATACTTCTCCCAGGAAGAAATGGACATGCTGCTGCCGCTTGTGGAAGAAGGTCAGTCTGACTCTGCCAGCCTTGACAATGTCGTGGAACTGCTGATGCTCTCCGGCCGTTCCCTGCCACATGTTATGATGATGCTTATCCCTGAAGCATGGGATGGCAATGATGACATGGACCCGGTGAAAAAGGCCTTCTACGAATACCACGCCTCTCTCATGGAACCATGGGATGGCCCGGCATGTATCTCCTTCACAGATGGTAAGATCATCGGTGGTACCCTGGACCGTAACGGTCTGCGTCCTGCCCGCTTCGTTATCACTAAGGATGACCGCGTGATCATGGCTTCTGAAGCAGGTGTACTGCCAATAGATCCTAAAAATGTAAAAGAAAAAGGCCGCCTGCAGCCTGGTAAAATGTTCATCGTGGACATGGAACAGGGCCGTATCATCGGTGATGAGGAACTGAAAAGCACTATCTGCTCTCAGCAACCTTACGGCGAGTGGCTGAATAAATATAAGATCCGCCTGGAAGAACTGCCTGAACCAAGGGTTACTTTTACCCACCTGGAACACGAGCAGATCTTCAAATATCAGCGCGCTTTCGGTTATTCTATCGAAGACCTGAATACCATCATCGCGCCAATGGCACTGGATGGTAAGGAACCGATAGGCTCCATGGGTACAGATGCTCCGCTGGCGATCCTGAGTGATCAGCCACAGCACCTGACCAGCTACTTCAAACAGCTGTTCGCCCAGGTAACCAACCCACCGATCGATCCGATCCGTGAAAAGCTGGTTATGTCCCTGGCTACCTATGTAGGTAACAACGGCAACCTGCTTGATGAAGATCCGCTGCACTGTCATGGTGTTGCCCTTCGTCATCCGATCCTGACCAACTTCGAACTGGAAAAAGTACGTAGTATAGACACTGGCCTGTTCCAGGCTAAGACCCTGCACACTTATTTCCGGGCTGATGGTAAACCAGGCTCCATGGAAAAAGGGCTGCAGCGTTTGTGCCGTTATGCGGTAGATGCGGTAGAAGACGGTTTCGAAGTGATCATTCTGTCCGACAGGGCGATCGACTCCGAACACGCGGCGATTCCTTCCCTGCTTGCAGCATCTGCAGTACACCACCACCTTATCCGCAAAGGATACCGTGGTCAGGTTGGTCTGATTGTAGAAGCTGGCGACGTATGGGAAGTGCATCACTTTGCTTGTCTGCTGGGCTTTGGCGTAACAGCTATTAACCCGTACCTGGCGCTGAGCACGATCCGCGACATGAAGCTGAACAATAAACTGGAAACTGACCTGGATGTAGATAAACTGAAAAAGAACTATATCAAGTCAGTATGTGATGGTCTGCTGAAAGTATTCTCTAAAATGGGTATCTCCACCCTGCAGTCTTATCAGGGAGCACAGATATTTGAAATATTAGGTATTAACCGTCAGGTGGTGGACAAATACTTCACCGGTGCCGTTTCCCGTATACAGGGTATGGGCCTGGATGACATTGCCCGCGAAACACTGGCGAAACACTGGATGGGTTATGGCCGTAAGGAAACGCCTGTACAGCGCCTGACCACTGGTGGTATCTATCAGTGGAAGCGGAAAGGGGAGTTCCACCTGTTCAATCCGACCACAATCCACCTGCTGCAGTATTCTACCCGTATGGGCGATTACAACACATTCAAGAAGTACTCAAAAGCCGTAAACGATCAAAGTGAAAAAGCTGCCACCCTGCGTAGCCTCTTCGCTTTCAAACGTACCCGTCCTTCTGTGCCGCTAAGTGAAGTTGAATCTGCCGAAAGCATCCTGAAACGTTTTGCTACCGGCGCGATGAGCTTTGGCTCTATCTCCCACGAAGCACACTCCACACTGGCCATCGCCATGAACCGTATCGGTGCGAAAAGCAATACCGGTGAGGGTGGTGAAGACGAGCTGCGTTACGAACTGCTGCCTAACGGCGACAGCATGCGTTCTTCTATCAAACAGGTAGCAAGTGCCCGTTTCGGTGTAACAAGTAATTATCTCACAAATGCGGACGAACTCCAGATCAAGATGGCACAGGGTGCCAAACCTGGTGAAGGTGGTCAGCTGCCTGGCCATAAAGTAGACGACTGGATCGCTAAAGTACGTCACTCCACTCCGGGTGTTGGTCTGATTTCCCCTCCTCCGCATCACGATATCTATTCTATTGAGGATCTTGCACAGCTGATCTTCGACCTGAAAAATGCTAACCGTGCTGCCCGTATCAGTGTAAAACTGGTATCCAAAGCAGGCGTTGGTACCATTGCTGCCGGTGTTGCTAAAGCAAAAGCGGATGTAGTACTGATCGCTGGTTATGACGGCGGTACCGGTGCCTCTCCGATCAGCTCTATCAAACATGCGGGTCTGCCATGGGAACTGGGTCTGGCTGAAACACATCAGACGCTGGTAAAGAACAGGCTGCGTAGCCGTGTAGTAGTACAGGCTGACGGTCAGATGAAGACAGGTCGTGACATTGCGATCGCTACCCTGCTGGGTGCTGAAGAATGGGGTGTAGCAACTGCTGCCCTGGTAGTAGAAGGTTGTATCATGATGCGTAAGTGTCACCTGAATACATGTCCCGTAGGCGTTGCCACACAGGATCCTGAACTGCGCAAGCGCTTCGAAGGTAATGCTGATCATGTGGTGAACCTCTTCAAGTTCCTTGTAGAAGAAATGCGTGAGATCATGGCGGACCTTGGTTTCCGTACAGTAAATGAAATGGTCGGTCAGGTAGACAGTCTCCAGTTACGTGAAAACATCACACACTGGAAATACAAATCTCTGGATCTGTCTCCGATATTATATAAAGAACCGGCTGCTGAAGAAACAGGGTTGTTCAAACAGGAAGAACAGGACCACGGCATCAGCGAAGTGATCGACTGGAGACTGCTGAAAGCAGCACAGCCGGCACTGGAAAAGAAAGCACGTGTGTTCCAGCAGTTCCCTGTGAGAAATACAGACAGAGCGGTAGGTACCATCCTCAGTAATGAAATATCCAAACTTTATGCAGGAGAAGGTCTTCCGGAAGATACAATTCACTACAAGTTCGTAGGTTCTGCCGGCCAGAGCTTCGGTGCATTCAACACTAAAGGTGTGACACTGGAACTGGAAGGAGAAGCGAACGACTACTTCGGTAAAGGACTTTCAGGTGCAAAACTGATCCTGTATCCTTCTCCTGAAGCCGGCTTTAAAGCAGAGGAAAATATCATAGCGGGTAACGTTGCCTTCTATGGTGCTACTTCCGGAGAGGCTTATATCCGTGGTAAAGCAGGTGAACGTTTCTGCGTTCGTAATTCCGGCGCTACCATCGTAACAGAAGGCGTAGGCGATCACGGTTGTGAATACATGACCGGCGGTAAGGCTGTCATTCTGGGTGAAACAGGCCGCAACTTCGGTGCAGGTATGAGTGGTGGTATTGCTTATGTATATGATGTAAAAGGTTTATTCGCAGGCCGCAGTAATACGGATATGATCGACCTGGATCCGCTGGATCAGGAAGATGCAGCCGAACTGCAGGACCTCATTACCAAGCATCATGCTTACACTAACAGCACCGTGGCCAAGTTCATACTGAAAGACTGGGAAAATCAGCTGCGTCACTTCGTGAAAGTATTCCCGAAAGAATACAAGGCTGTATTGAGTGCGGGCAAGACTGCACAGAAAGTAGAGAAGTAG